GGTTAACCGCCCCAGAACATTCCAACGGACCGCTATCGCTTGCCGTCGTAGAACATTCGTAAATGTTTCTTGTTGTGCATGGTCCGCTTCGGAAAAAGCAAACATCGCGCAATCACGGTTAGAATCTCCTTGAATCCATACAAATGAAATTTGCGATCTGATGTTTTTACCGGATTCTCATGGAGAATCCTTATTTTTAATCCATGCTGCCGCCCCCAGCGTCCCAAACGTGCGCTAAAATCAGCATCCTCCCCCGCCAGGAATTTCTCATCAAATCCCCCGATCTCTCGAAAAGCTTGTGCCCGGCAAAAAACAAAAATTCCGGGTGTCAGTTTCAGTGTGCGAATCACCAGGTTGGATGCCTTGGCAAATAACCAGATGCTCCACTTCACCTCGCCGTAATCAATCGTGCTCGTGCCGCCCACCGCTATTCCCCCTTCCATCTCCTTGAGTGCATCGGCCAATGTTTCGGCTGGCAACAATGTATCGGCATCCAAAAAAATCAACCATTCTCCTGACGCCACACTTGCCCCCTTGTTACGGGCGCCTGAAAATGAATTAATTGCCTCGAACACCACCTCCGCTCCCGCGCGCCGGGCCAGTTCCGCGGTCGCATCCTTGGAATTATTGTCCACCACGATCACTTCCGACATCAACCCTGCGGTCGCATTGGCCCGCAGTGCGGCAAATGCGCTCTGCACGCAAGCCTCGATCACTTTCGCTTCATTAAAGGCCGGTATTATGATGGAAATCTTCATCTTGCCCGCGTCATCCATACCTGAACGGGCAAACGGCATCAATCCCCGTCCTGATCATTTTCCGTCTCTTAAGCGAGTTGGCGATTTTGCGGTTATCGATTATAATTTTCTGTTCGGGATTCATAAAGTGACTGTTTTACGAGCCAAATTTTTGCACTCGCTGCACTGGCTGCAATCCAGTGTCGCGGCCAATAACTCCCTCGCGGGCTCAACCTCCTCGGTGGCTCGCCGCTACTCCGTAAGCATTGCCATTCTTGTGCTCGCAACCGCCATCCGCTGGGCGCTTGATTCTGCTCTGGGAAACACCCAGGCCTATACATTCTATTTTGCTGCCATCGCGCTCACTTCCTGGTACTCAGGATTTTGGCCATCCATCCTTGCCATTTGTCTCTCCTATTTGGCCGCCCACTGGTTTTTCGTCTTTCCTCGCCACCAGTTCGTCTTCCACGAATATTCTCTGGACGATTACATCAGCCTCGGGGGCTTTCTGTTCTCCGGATTGGCAATCGCCTTTACCAGCCGCGCCTTGCACAACGCCCGAAACCGCTCGGAAGCCGAGCGCCAATTGCTCGCCCGTGAAATCATTGGACGGGAGCGTGCTCAGCAGGAATTGCAACATGCTCAGGAGCAATTGCGGGAGCATGCCTTAACTCTTGAGAAACGAGTCGAAGAACGCACGGCCAGTCTCCGCGAATCAATTCAATCGCTGGAGGGTGTTTGTTACCATATTGCCCACGACCTCCGCGCGCCGCTCCGTGCCATCCAGGGTTTTACCACCATTCTCCTCAGTGACTACGCTTCCAATCTGGATCAGACCGGAAAGGATTTTGCCCGCCGGGCTGCCAATTCCGCTCACCGGATGGACAACCTCATTTTTTCGCTGTTGGAATACGGCCAACTCGGTCACATGCAGATTCCCTTTTCGAATGTTCCCCTTGAGCCTCTCGTCAACGCCACGCTGGATCATCTCGCAGACGAAATTCGTTCCAGTAAGGCCGAAATCCGGATTGAACAACCATTGCCCTCCGTATGGGGCAACCCGGAGCTCATCCTGCAGGTTCTTGAGAATCTTTTCAGTAATGCCCTCAAATTTATTCCCGCTGGCACCATACCCAAAATCCACATTTACTTCGAACAGACTGGCAAGCTTGTAAAACTCTGCATCAAGGACAATGGCATTGGCATCAAATCGGAATATCAGAAACGAATCTTTCAAATCTTTGAGCAATTAAATAAAACCGATGCCGCTTCAGGAACCGGCATCGGCCTGGCACTCGTCGCCAAAGCCGTTCAAAGAATGCACGGCCGGGTAGGTATTCAATCTCAACCCCGTCAGGGTAGTGTCTTTTGGATCGAACTGCCGGGCGCGATCTCACAAAACTGATCCAGGCCAGGCCATTTAATTCATTCAGATACTCATCCGCTTCGCCAAAACCGGCACTGTTTAAGGGATCTACACCAGAGTTGGCTAAACATAATCGTAAATTCCAGATGCACACGCGCTTGAGATGTGCCTTATTAGTATATGGCAGCTAGAGCTATTGCGGCCAGACGGCCTGACTTGGTAAAGCAGTTTTCGGTCTTCACCGCCAATAAGATGGGGCGGCTGCACGACTTGATTTCCCTGCTGAGCACTCACAACGTGGATGTTATCGCGCTCACGATTTTGGACACCACTGACAGCTCCATTATTCGGCTCGTCACTGACGATCCCGAACGCGCGCGGGAACTCCTTTACACCAATGAGTTTGCGTTCACGGAAAGCGACCTGCTGGTGGTCGAGCTTGATTCCGCCACCGAGCTGAATCGGCTCATGTCCGCCCTCCTGGAGGCTGAGATTAACATCAATTATCTTTATTCGTTTATCCCTCATCCTCACGGAAAATCCATTTTGGCCATGAGCATGGAGGACGGTGATATTGCGGAAACCGTCCTTCGGCGGCATCAATTTCGCATTCTACGCCAAAGCGATATTTCTCGTTGATACGGAAGGTCCTCGGTCACTCTGGGTCACGGACGACTGAAAAACATTTTTCTTTCTCAGGCGGCCTGTTCGTGATTAAACAGGGCTGCCAATGAACGAGCCCAGCCGCATCAACGAACAAAACGTAGGTCTGCGCATCAAGGATCTCCCCGATGCCGAGCGTCCGCGCGAGCGGCTGGTTCAACACGGCGCTGACGTCCTCAAAAACTCCGAACTGATTGCCATCCTCCTGCGTACCGGTTTGAAAGGCGTTTCCGCCATAACGGTTGCCGAGCAGTTGCTGCATCGCTTCGGCACTCTGGATACTCTCTCCCGCGCCACCCTTGCTGATCTCTGCAAAGTAAAAGGCATCGGCCGCGACAAGGCCATCGCCCTCAAAAGCGCCTTCACCCTTGCGCGCCGCATGGCAGCCGAACTTAAACCCGAAGGCACAGTGCTCGATAATCCCGAAGCCATCGCCGACCTGTTACGGGAGGAGAACCGCTCCTATGAAGTAGAAAACTTTCAGGTGGTATTGCTCAACACACGCCGCAAGCTGATCCGGGTCGAGAACATCACCCAGGGCACGCTCGATACCCTGCTCATTCATCCGCGCGAAGTGTTCAAGTCCGCGATTTCCGCCAATGCCTCCGCCATTGTGCTGGCCCATAATCATCCCAGCGGCGATCCCACTCCTTCCGAAGCCGACATCAAAGTCACCCGCGATCTCATCCGCGCCGGCCAGTTGCTCAAAATCGAGATTCTGGATCACATCATCCTGGGCCGCCGCACCAATGAACGTCCCAAGGATTACGCCTCTCTCCGAGAACTGGGATATTTTTACTAACGCATCAGAAGTCCGGGTGGTCGGGATCATTCTTCCAATCGCTTCGATTCAACTCCCGGTTGCGGCCTATGCCTGGCTTGTTCAACCACCTGTCGAATTGCACTGACAACTAATTCCGGTTCTTCAAAAGGGACGACATGCCCGCTCTTCTCAGTGATGATGTGTTGGGCATTCGGCAATTTATCCACCCATTCCTGATGGAACTTCAACCACATTGGTCTGAAGGTCTTCAGTTCTTTCTTTTGTTCCTCGGTTACAAAGCTTGGAAGCACGCGCGGCCCCATTGCGGTAATAAGAATGATTGGAATGCCGGGTGGCATCTGGCTTTCATGCGCTTGAGTCAAGGTGGCCTGCATTTCTTTCCACAGTGGATCCGGCATGCCGCCGCGGTTCGGGCTCTGCTCCTGGTTCCAATTGATGAATTCCTCCTGGGTCGGGTCCACCAATACCATCCCCACAACCTCTTCGGGATACATGCCGGCAAACACACGATTCAGCGGGCCGCCGAATGAATGTCCTACGAGAACGTAAGGCGGCTCGACGTGTGCATTCCGCAGTGCAATGTGAAGTTCGCGGGCGATCTGTCGTGCGTCCCGCGGTTCAGGACCCGGCTTGGACCGTCCGATTCCCGCCCGATCATAGGCGACTGTGCTTGTGAATTTGCTAACCTCGGGTTGCACTAGAATCCAGGCCTCCAACGGGCCACCGCTTGCGCCCATGCCTCCGCTTTCGAATACCACAGTGGGACTTCCATGGCCGGACAAATGCATGCAAAGCTCATGTCCCCCGGCATCAATGTTTTGAAACACCTTCCGGCCCTTCCGGCCGGGATCTGTGGCCAGAAAGATGGCGAGGCAACTCAATACCGTGGCAGGCACTGCCAGAAGTCTGTTCATAAATTCAGTTGAATCCCGATGTTTTGTGGACGGTTACCGATGCCGATTCCTCGCCAGCG
This genomic stretch from Pedosphaera parvula Ellin514 harbors:
- the radC gene encoding RadC family protein; this encodes MNEPSRINEQNVGLRIKDLPDAERPRERLVQHGADVLKNSELIAILLRTGLKGVSAITVAEQLLHRFGTLDTLSRATLADLCKVKGIGRDKAIALKSAFTLARRMAAELKPEGTVLDNPEAIADLLREENRSYEVENFQVVLLNTRRKLIRVENITQGTLDTLLIHPREVFKSAISANASAIVLAHNHPSGDPTPSEADIKVTRDLIRAGQLLKIEILDHIILGRRTNERPKDYASLRELGYFY
- a CDS encoding glycosyltransferase — encoded protein: MKISIIIPAFNEAKVIEACVQSAFAALRANATAGLMSEVIVVDNNSKDATAELARRAGAEVVFEAINSFSGARNKGASVASGEWLIFLDADTLLPAETLADALKEMEGGIAVGGTSTIDYGEVKWSIWLFAKASNLVIRTLKLTPGIFVFCRAQAFREIGGFDEKFLAGEDADFSARLGRWGRQHGLKIRILHENPVKTSDRKFHLYGFKEILTVIARCLLFPKRTMHNKKHLRMFYDGKR
- a CDS encoding sensor histidine kinase, with the translated sequence MMEIFILPASSIPERANGINPRPDHFPSLKRVGDFAVIDYNFLFGIHKVTVLRAKFLHSLHWLQSSVAANNSLAGSTSSVARRYSVSIAILVLATAIRWALDSALGNTQAYTFYFAAIALTSWYSGFWPSILAICLSYLAAHWFFVFPRHQFVFHEYSLDDYISLGGFLFSGLAIAFTSRALHNARNRSEAERQLLAREIIGRERAQQELQHAQEQLREHALTLEKRVEERTASLRESIQSLEGVCYHIAHDLRAPLRAIQGFTTILLSDYASNLDQTGKDFARRAANSAHRMDNLIFSLLEYGQLGHMQIPFSNVPLEPLVNATLDHLADEIRSSKAEIRIEQPLPSVWGNPELILQVLENLFSNALKFIPAGTIPKIHIYFEQTGKLVKLCIKDNGIGIKSEYQKRIFQIFEQLNKTDAASGTGIGLALVAKAVQRMHGRVGIQSQPRQGSVFWIELPGAISQN
- a CDS encoding alpha/beta fold hydrolase — encoded protein: MNRLLAVPATVLSCLAIFLATDPGRKGRKVFQNIDAGGHELCMHLSGHGSPTVVFESGGMGASGGPLEAWILVQPEVSKFTSTVAYDRAGIGRSKPGPEPRDARQIARELHIALRNAHVEPPYVLVGHSFGGPLNRVFAGMYPEEVVGMVLVDPTQEEFINWNQEQSPNRGGMPDPLWKEMQATLTQAHESQMPPGIPIILITAMGPRVLPSFVTEEQKKELKTFRPMWLKFHQEWVDKLPNAQHIITEKSGHVVPFEEPELVVSAIRQVVEQARHRPQPGVESKRLEE